In Actinomycetota bacterium, the sequence CCGGACGTGATCGCGGTCCGCGACGGCGCCGAGCCCGGCGCGGCCGAGGTGGCCGCTCCGTGGCTCTCGATGGCCAGGGTGTGCAGCGGCACCGTGTCACCGTTCACCGCGTGGCGGGCGGGTGAGCTCGAGGTGCACCGCCTGCGCGGCACGCCGATCATCGCGGGCGCGTCGTTCGTGCTCTCGGTGCCGCGCTCGTTCTACGACGCGGCAGATGGTGTCTCCGGTGCCGGCCGACGGTGGTCGTCGCCGCGGACACAGGCGGCATTGGTGGTGGGCGGGGTCGCCGTGCTCGGCGGCGGCGTGGTGCTGTGGCGCCGGCGTGCACGCCGCATCGTTCGACGGTGAGCCTCGACCTAGGGCATCATCGACGTCTGATGGGCACGACCACCACCGCTTCCTCGCCGCCTCGCTACACGATCATCTCCGCAGACACGCATGCCGGCGGCAGCCATGCGATGTACAGGGAGTACCTCGACCCTGAGTGGAGAGACGACTTCGACGAGTGGCGCAGCGCGTACAAGAACCCGTTCAGCGACCTCGGCGACTATCGCAGGCTGCGCAACTGGGACGACGACCTGCGCAACTCCCAGCAGGACGCCGACGGCGTCGCCGGCGAGGTGATCTACCCGAACACCGTGCCGCCGTTCTTCCCCAGCTTCGTGTTGTTCGCCCCGCCCCCGACGCCCGAGGAGTACCCCCGCCGCCGGGCGGGGATCCACGCCCACAACCGCTGGATGGTCGACTTCTGCTCGCGGTTCCCCGAACGGCGCGCGGGCATCGGCCAGATCTTCTTGAACGACGTCGACGACGCGATCGCCGATGTCGAGTGGATCAAGGAGCACGGTCTGCGCGGCGGGATCCTGCTACCTACGGTTCCCCCCGACGTCGACTGGGTCAAGCCGCTCAACCACCCCGACTACGAGCGGCTGTGGCGGGTCTGCGAAGAGCTCGAGGTGCCGGTCAACTGCCACGGTGGGACCGGCTCGCCGAAGTACGCGATGGTGCCGTCGTCGGCGGTGATCATGCTCGCCGAAGTGGCCGTGTACTCCCGCCGGCCGCTGCTCTTCCTGTTGCTGTCCGGCGTCTTCGAGCGGTTCCCCAGGCTGAAGTTCGTGATGACCGAGCAGGGCTGCTCGTGGCTGCCGCCGCTGCTCGAACAGCTCGACCGGATCCTCGCCGAGATCCGCGCCAACGGCGCCGTCGGCGAGCTGCGCTTCAAGCCCGATCAGGTGTTGGAGCGGTCGGCATCGGAGTACTTCCGACAGAGCGTGTGGATGGGCGTGAGCTTCCCGATGCGTGACGACGTCGAGGTCGCGCGCAGCACGGTCGGCCTGGACCACTTCATGTGGGGCAGCGACTTCCCCCACGACGAGGCCACCTCGCCGTTCTCGAAGGAGAGCCTGCGCCAGCTCTTCCACGACTGGCCGGAGGCCGACCTGCGCAGGATCCTCGCCGAGAACGCGGCGCAGCTCTACGACTTCGACCTCGACGCGCTGGCGCCGCTCGCGGCACGGGTGGGCCCGACGGTGGAAGAGATCGCGACGCCGCTCACCGAGCTCCCCGAGGGCGCGAACGCTGCGCTGCTGCGCAACGCCGTCCCGGCCTGAGCGCGGACCGTCCCGAGCGCGCTACTTGCCGATCGACCACTTGATGGTGGCCACCGCGAACCCGATCAGCAGCGCGGCGATCGCCCGTGCCGCCGCTTGGGCGAGCGTCTTGCCGCCCTTGCGGGTCTCGTAGAACACGAGCACACCGATGAACAGCGCCGCGGACAGCCGGCCGGCGAGGTAGTCGAAGTCGGCCGGCACCACCAGGACGGCAACCGTGGCGATGACCGCCAGGAACACCGCCATCACCATCTGCGCGTAGAGCAGCTCACCGGCGGTGTGGTGCGAATCGGGATCGTGGACCAGGCGGGTCGCCAGCAAGATCGCGAACCAGTGCGCGAGGGCGAGTCCGAAGGTGGTGCCCCACACCACCCAGAACACCTGCAGGTTGCTGTGGTCTCTGTGGTCGTTGCCCGTCATCAGTGCCGCGAGCAGCGCGATCGACACGTAGAAGCCCATCGTGTCGGCCTCGCGGCGCAGGGTGAGGTCCTTGCGGACGCGGTCGACGACGCCACGCCAGCCCTTCCGGTAGGCGAGCGTGTCCGCAGGCGGCATCGGCGTCGAGACTAGGACGCCGGGCCCGTCGCGGTGGAGTTACTCGCGAGCACGCCTCCGACGAACGTGGCCGCGACGAGGTCGACCCCGGGCCTGTATACGAGCTCGATCGGGCTCGCGGCGTCGAGCACGACCAGGTCGGCCCGGGCTCCGGGAGCGAGGTGGCCGATGTCGTCGCGACGCAGCGCGACAGCCCCGCCCTTCGTCGCCGACCAGATCGCTTCGTCGACGGTCATGTGCATCTCGCGCACGGCGAGCGCCAGGCAGAACGGCATCGAGGTGGTGAAGCTCGAACCGGGGTTGCAGTTGCACGCGAGCGCCACGACCGCGCCGGCATCGAGCAGCTGGCGGGCGTTTGGGTACGGCTGACGGGTGGAGAAGTCCGTCGCCGGGAGCAGCGTCGCCACCGTCGAGCCAGACGCCAGGGCGTCGACGTCGGCGGGTGTCAGGTAGGTGCAGTGGTCGGCGGACGCGCACCCGAGCTCGACGGCAAGCTGCACGCCGGGACCGTGCCCGAGCTGGTTCGCGTGCAGCCGGGTACCGAGGCCGGCCGCTCGTCCCGCTTCGAGCACCGACCGACACTGGTCGGCATCGAAGGCACCCCGCTCGCAGAACGCGTCGATCCAGCGCGCGAATGGCGCGCAGGCGTCGAGCATCGCCCCGGTGACCAGCTCGACGTACTCCCCGGTGCGCCCCGCCATCTCGGCGGGCACGACGTGAGCGCCGAGGAACGTCGTCTCTGCGCTCAGCTCTGCCGCGATGCGCAGGGTGCGGGCCTCGTCCACGACGTTCAGCCCGTATCCGGACTTCACCTCGATCGTCGTCGTGCCCGAGCGGTGCGCCGCCGTGAGCAGTCGTCGCGCGCGGGTCGCCAGCTCGTCGTCACTCGCTGCCCGGGTGGCCTCGACGGTGGTGAGGATGCCGCCCGCGGCGTACGGCTGGCCGGCCATGCGAGCGGCGAACTCCTCGGCGCGGTCGCCGGCGAACACGAGGTGGCTGTGGCTGTCGACGAACCCGGGGATCACGGCGGCGCCGCCGACGTCGACAGCTCGGTCGGCGGCCGGCGGCGCACCCGTGCCGAGTGCCGCGACCCGGCCACCAACGACCACGAGCCAGGCATCGCCCAGCTCACCGAGCAACCCGCGTCCGAGCGACGGGTCGTTGGTGACGAGGGTGCCGATGCCGGTGAAGACCGTCACGCCCATGCTGCCTCGACCGCTGCGGCGAGGGCCTGGGGCACGTCGATGTGCACGTGCCGGCCTTCGCGGACCATCACCCGCCCGCCGACGACGACGTGGTGCACGTCGGCTGCACATGCTGCGAACACGGTCGACGCGACCGCGTCGGTTGCTTGCGTGGCGGCGAGGCGCACCGAGTCGAGGGAGACGGTGGTCAGGTCCGCCAGCGCCCCGGGCGCGATCCGGCCGGCTTCGGCCCAGCCGAGGCCGGCGTGGCCGTGCACGGCGGCGGTGGCCAGCAACTCGCCGGGGGCGTGGTTGCCGCGCCGGCCGCTGACGAGGCGCTCGCCGAGCTCGATCGCGCGCATCTCCTCCCACGGGTCGACGACGGCCTGCGAGTCGCTGCCGACGCTCAAGCGGACCCCGGCTGCACGAAGGCGTACCGTCGGGGCGACTCCGTCGGCCAGGTCACGCTCCGTCGTCGGGCAGATGCAGCACGCGCAGGCGGCTGCGCCGAGGTCGGCGATGTCCCGATCGGTGAGATGGGTGGCGTGGACGGCGGTGAACCACTCGCCGAGCGCCCCGGCGGTCGAGAGCACCTGCGTCGGCGTGGCGCCGTACGCGGCGATGCTCTGCTCGTTCTCGGCCGGCTGCTCGCTGACGTGCGCGTGCAACGGGGCGCCTCGGTGCCTCGCCCAGCGCGCGACCACTTCGATCGACGGTGGGTCGACCGCGCGAACGGAGTGCACCGCGGCCCCGATGCGGGTCGCAGCTCCAGCCGAGGGCAGCAGGGCTTCTACACGCTGCGCCCAGGCCGTGGCGTCGCCGTCGCCGAAGCGTTCCTGGGCGGGCGAC encodes:
- a CDS encoding amidohydrolase, coding for MGTTTTASSPPRYTIISADTHAGGSHAMYREYLDPEWRDDFDEWRSAYKNPFSDLGDYRRLRNWDDDLRNSQQDADGVAGEVIYPNTVPPFFPSFVLFAPPPTPEEYPRRRAGIHAHNRWMVDFCSRFPERRAGIGQIFLNDVDDAIADVEWIKEHGLRGGILLPTVPPDVDWVKPLNHPDYERLWRVCEELEVPVNCHGGTGSPKYAMVPSSAVIMLAEVAVYSRRPLLFLLLSGVFERFPRLKFVMTEQGCSWLPPLLEQLDRILAEIRANGAVGELRFKPDQVLERSASEYFRQSVWMGVSFPMRDDVEVARSTVGLDHFMWGSDFPHDEATSPFSKESLRQLFHDWPEADLRRILAENAAQLYDFDLDALAPLAARVGPTVEEIATPLTELPEGANAALLRNAVPA
- a CDS encoding formimidoylglutamate deiminase gives rise to the protein MTDYWCELAWLEDAPSFAGEVSAGVLVGVSGDRITSVVTGVAAPPPGTTRLHGLTVPGLANAHSHAFQRALRGRTHRGQGTFWTWRDEMYRLAAGLDPDTLHELARATFAEMLLAGYTTVGEFHYLHHAVGGKPYADPNAMGLALIDAAAAAGIRLTLLDTCYLHGGIGQELSPAQERFGDGDATAWAQRVEALLPSAGAATRIGAAVHSVRAVDPPSIEVVARWARHRGAPLHAHVSEQPAENEQSIAAYGATPTQVLSTAGALGEWFTAVHATHLTDRDIADLGAAACACCICPTTERDLADGVAPTVRLRAAGVRLSVGSDSQAVVDPWEEMRAIELGERLVSGRRGNHAPGELLATAAVHGHAGLGWAEAGRIAPGALADLTTVSLDSVRLAATQATDAVASTVFAACAADVHHVVVGGRVMVREGRHVHIDVPQALAAAVEAAWA
- a CDS encoding imidazolonepropionase, translating into MGVTVFTGIGTLVTNDPSLGRGLLGELGDAWLVVVGGRVAALGTGAPPAADRAVDVGGAAVIPGFVDSHSHLVFAGDRAEEFAARMAGQPYAAGGILTTVEATRAASDDELATRARRLLTAAHRSGTTTIEVKSGYGLNVVDEARTLRIAAELSAETTFLGAHVVPAEMAGRTGEYVELVTGAMLDACAPFARWIDAFCERGAFDADQCRSVLEAGRAAGLGTRLHANQLGHGPGVQLAVELGCASADHCTYLTPADVDALASGSTVATLLPATDFSTRQPYPNARQLLDAGAVVALACNCNPGSSFTTSMPFCLALAVREMHMTVDEAIWSATKGGAVALRRDDIGHLAPGARADLVVLDAASPIELVYRPGVDLVAATFVGGVLASNSTATGPAS